The genomic window GTACCATGTAATAACAAAAGCTCACCAGTTTGACTATTATAATAATAATGGAAAACATAAGGTGTCGGCAATTGATATAAACAGACTACACAAGGTCACTCGGCCTCTGGTTCATAATTGCAGCAACATgaaattatcataaaaaattaaccaaaaaaTTGCACTTTTACACTGTACGTTGCCATATTCATCACGTTGATCAAGGAACAGCAGGCTGTTTTACATTTAAGTAGGAAGCATGTTGGAGAGGACTGAAAAATTCATTTAACGGTGACAATTAAATTCGTTAACCAAAAGGTTCGAATTCAACAAAAATAAGTAACCATAAACAAGATATCCTTGGAGCATTCCAATGTTAGTGGTGAGAAAATCAAATTAACAGAGCACCAATTACTGGTTGCAGTAACTTTGAGTTTCTCATTCTGATATCTGCAAGTACAATGTTCCAGGAAGTCTCCACAAACGGCCGACGAAGGGACAAACCGTTTGAACACGATCTGAATATCAACGTCATCGTATATGAAGGCGAATTAAAGAGCATCTCTCTCTTAAATATAATTCAAAACGAGCGCTTTTTCGCCAGTTCAcaacgcgagagagagagagagagagagagcacgctGTGTAATGAAAATGTTCGACCAGTAGTTAGAAAATCATTGCATTAGAAGGACGTTCTTTAATGCACAACCAGTAGTCAAAATGTTCAAGTCTGTTTACAGAGGAGTTTCTACAAAAAGTAGAACCAACACGATATGTTAGAGAAGAAAGCAGATCAGGCCTTCTTCGGAGACTTAGACGCCTTGGGCGACTTGGGCTCCATGgattccttctccttcttcttgggTAACAAAACGGGGTTGATGTTAGGAAGCACACCGCCATGGGCGATGGTGACGCCCGACAGAAGCTTTCCCAACTCTTCATCGTTCCTCACGGCCAGGAGCACGTGCCTTGGGATGATACGATTCTTCTTGTTATCTCTCGCAGCATTTCCCGCGAGCTCCAGAACCTGCAACACCACCACCACAATAGTCAGCTAGCTACCAAAAGAAGAACTGACATAGGAATCAACCCATGGAAGGATCAGAAGCAAGGAGGAAACAGAGCGTAATGTGACGGACCTCAGCGGCAAGATACTCGAGGACGGCAGCGAGGTAGACGGGAGCACCAGTCCCGACGCGCTGCGCGTACCTGCCCTTCTTGAGGTACCTGCCGATCCTACCGACCGGGAACTGCAATCCGGCCTTCACCGACCTCGATACCGGCTTCTTCTTCGGCCCAGCTCCACCGCCTCTCCTTCCTCCCGCTCCCTTCTTCAGCTTCCCCGACGTACCTCCGCCGGCAGCCTCCATCGCTCTCGCCTCTCTTCTTCACCAGCCGTCCAACGAACAGAGAGTGGAGAAAAAATACGATGATCTTGATCGACACCCAATCGGAAAGCGGGAGATTCTGCCGCCAATTGGCGGACGCCGATCCCTTTTTAAACCTCTCCCGCGCCTGCATTCTCGGCACCGCGGGATCCCCCTCCATCCGACTGTCATAATGCGCCAGCGTGGCGATCATGGGCGGAGGAGTCTTGGCCAATAACGTGGGGGTTTGATGGCACCATGTGCCCACCAAAGTATATATCTTTTTCGCTTTTTCTCTCCAAATTCGAATGTGGCGGGCTTTTTTAATTTCCGAACATCACGTGTTTGTCTGGACAACGGTGTTTCCCATCCAATTTCACAAAATGAAATAGACGTCCATTTCTTTTGAACGTAGGGACTTCCTTGATGTTTGGGTGCCTGATGAAGCAAATTTTTGGCTTAGCTTAAAAagaatttaatatattttaaataagagTGAGCGGTTTTTTCTACCGTCTTTAAGAACTTTGTTCGTCGTTTTTATAAGGTTCATAAAAGTTGCATTGAATTCAACATTGACTACCTTATTTGAGTTCATGTCCCTTATTAAAGAAGATAAACCGCCCTGCCTCCAGTATGCTACAAACCCGGAGTTACTCATTTGGCAGCTTGAAATTGTGGCTGTGAACTGAGAATTCAACAAAAATGCCTTTGTTCGATGAAAGAACCGGGGATATGAAGCTGAAGCTGAAGCTAAACAGGAACTACAAGAAGAATGAACCCAGAAGGCTTGTCGTCGATCGAGGCATCTGCGCCACATGTTTTTGCTGTTAGGCTGAAatctgaaaatgacatgaagaattATGTCCCTGATCATGGTGCCTTCATCTTCATCTAATCAACGTCAAGCACCAAGTGAGGCGCCGGCCTTATGGACCGCAGAAGGTTTGTGCTTTGACAGTCCCAAAGCGTAGCAGAAAGTAAAAGCCGATGCTCCCTTCATAATAATTCTCCAATTTCTACCAGCCAAAGTTGATGAATGAGGTAATCTTTGTAAACAATAGGAAATCTTCTGTGTTTGTTGTTGTCATAGAAGCCAAGATCTTTTATCTGTTGGAAGCATAGAGGGTTCAGTGCACAGTAGCCATAGGCTAATGAAAAATGTAGTTCACTCGTTTGTGAAATGCATATGAAATAGTTGGATCAATTTCATTCACAAGAACGTTGGAACTCAAAATTCAGAGAAATTCATATGGTAAACTCAACCAGCTCCATGTTTTACGTTGAAAAGATTGACAGCTATGAGAAGAAGTTGCATACCAATGGATTAACAGACACAGATGAATGACAAAGACATTTTGATTTCACAAAAACATCATAACTCTTGCAGGAGGAAGACGGTCATCATagcacgctctctctctctctctcttgatacTTTTCAGTTGGGCATAACCTTGCCACATTATGCCCAAAACCATTAGTTTTGAATTCTTGAACTCTTCAAACTTGGGGGAGACCTTCTCTGGTAGAAGGGAAGAATGTCTCAGTTCAAACAAGAAGGGTTAAACAGACAAGTTTATGCATATGATTTTGATTTGCTTAATCAGGAATATGTATACTGCACAACATTGTTAGACAAAAACTCCAAATTAATCGTAGACTAATTGGCCAACAATCTTTCAGACTTCATTGAGGCAATTATGTCATGAAGAGGTCTAATAAATGAGACTGCAACTGTTCATGGACAGACTTGATGTTGGTTTGACTTTGAGTATATGATTTGAACACAATGTCAAGAAGGTCCATCAATCAATAATATCCAACCTAAGGAAGAAACTAGTACTCGAtgaaatcaaaaaagaaaaggaactccTTCCTAACCTTCCCGAGGCTTCATTGATAATCTTCAAATCATGCTTTCCATTTACAAGTGATTACAGACTAAAGGACCTAAAAACCACATATTATAACCACCACCCAAATGTTGTTTGACATCAAACATGGGCAAGATAGATTTGGTAGCCCACTTTAAGAACTGATTTAGGTTCAAGCTGGTCCAATGTATTACCTTGATAAGACAAGGATAGGTTTTGAACCTTCTTTACCTCtcattttcattgttccattaaataacaagaaacaCATCAGTTTGACCATCatgataaaaggaaaaacaaggaaTTGGTCATTAATAACAACAGACAACACAAGATTGCTCGACCTCTCTGATTCATAATTTTGGAACATGAAACAGTTACAGAAGATTCATCAAAAACTATTTATCTACCCGATTAAGCACTTTTTCACTATATATTGCATATTCATCATGTTGATCATGTACAAATAGGCTATTCTCCTAcaacaatttcttttgaaaatgtaatCTCTTGATATGAGAATAATCACatcacaattttcaaaactattCGGCAAATATAATTGGAGAAGCTAATGGAATTGTTCTCCGAAATTCGCTCTAGTAACTGACTATGGAAATTCAAGAACCTAGCAGTGGGTACCTTTCATTCCTGTTCAACAAATTGTCCAAATTCAACAAGGTGACTAACAATAAAGCCAATATCATTACGGCATTCCAAAGATGGTGGTGGGAGAAACAATTTAAGAGAGgattaatatattattttcactAATTGTTTGCAGTATCTTCATCTGATTATCTGCAAGTATGCTGCTCCAGAGAGTTTCGCCATTTTCACATCTTTCTAAAACAACACACAAAAGAGACAACCCGTTTGAAAACTATCGTATCCGTCTCATCTTTCGCCTACGAAATAGCATACACAGCATATTTCTCCAAAATATAGGATAAAAGTTTTTCCGCAATGCTTCTAATCATATTTTAAAGTCTAAACCGAACATTGGGGAGCAAAATCAGGCAGCCTAGTGAGTAGTGACATAGTAAGAGGATGCACAACATAACTTGGACGTTTCCTTAGCTTTATGAAAGAGGCTTATTTCTTTGTTAGTGTACTCAACATATAGAAGGGACCCAAATAAAAGTCGTACAAAACAACAGACCAGGCTCAACTACTGATACCAGCGGAAAATGCAGCACGGAGTACCACCTTCTGCTCATACAGTAGTGAACCCATCAAGAACACAGGCAAGGTGCGTTTCACGTTAACTGAATCTCCCAGACACGTTAAACCAATGTGGACCACAACAACCAAGCAATTACAATTTATGACACACGAGATGATTTTTACTGAAGACTACAGTCGAATGACTAAATGAATGAAAGAACTTAAAACATGacaattttaataatatttgCAACATAAGCTTGAATTGGCTCAAGATCCAAGAAGATCCTATTACGGACGCCACCACAAAATATCCCGCTTTTACCAACAAAGAATTCACaacgagagcgagagagagacagagagacgaaaggagaaacaaaaaagattcGTTGCATTAGGAAGACGTTCTTTGATGTACATCCACTAAACAAAATATTCGGGTCCGTTTCGAGGAAAGTTTCTACAGACAGTAAAAGTATGCACACTATGCCAGCGGAGCAAAAGGATCAGGATTTCTTCGGAGACTTGGGCGACTTGGGCTCATTGGTTTCCTTCTGCGTCTTCTTTGGCAACAAGATAGGGTTGATATTAGGAAGCACACCGCCATGGGCGATGGTGACGCCAGACAGAAGCTTCCCCAACTCTTCGTCGTTTCTCACGGCCAGAAGAAAGTGCCTTGGGATGATacgattctttttgttatctcTCGCAGCATTTCCTGCAAGCTCCAGAACCTGCAACACAACCACCATAATGGTCAGCCTCCAACAAAACTACCACACGAATAACCAACAAAAGGAACCTTAATTTAGCGAAAAAGATCACCAGAGGCCAAAATGCAATCTCAGAAAGCAAACCTAACAATAAGCATGAGACCAAACTTTGCCCGCGGAATGatcagaaacaaggagaaaccAAAGCAGAAAAGTGACGGACCTCAGCGGCAAGGTATTCGAGGACGGCAGCGAGGTAGACGGGGGCGCCGGTGCCGACACGCTGCGAGTATCGGCCCTTCTTGAGGTACCTACCGATCCGACCGACCGGGAATTGCAATCCGGCCTTCACCGACCTCGACACCGGCTTCTTCTTCAGTCCACCCCCGCCGCCTCTCCTTCCTCCCGCTCCCTTCCTCACCTTCCCCGTCGCACCTCCTCCTCCAGCCTCCATCGCTTCTTGCCCCAACCCCCTGAACGGAGTGGACAAAATACGCAGAGTTTGATCGACAACGAATCGGGAATCGGTCGAATCTGCCGCCAAACCACGGAGGCCCGCTCCCCTTTTATAGGTCCCCCCGCGACAGGCTCTTAAGCCTCTTTTCGCCGTTGGATCCATCTCCATCGGACGGATGTCATCTCCCGCCACGGTGGCTATCCGTGGCTGCAGAGCCTTGCCTAGCACGTGGGCCGTGACGGTATTTTCGCTTCCATCCTCTAAAATTCAAATGATCTCATAATGGCGGGTGTAATGTACTTAGTTTACTTTAAATTTGGTGGAAATTTTAGCTGTACTCCAACACGAAActttcatttctaattttctagGAGTTTTGGCTTCATTATAAAACTTTAGGCTCCATTCGATGCATAGGGATTTTAATATGCATTATTTGTCATCAAACGGTGCCTTAGTATTGGCATTAAAATTCTACCTAAATAggtaggattttttttttttttcatttttacttctGAACGCCCTTAACAAAAGTCCCATGAAAACAAACAGATAAGTTAAATGAAAGATGTAAGAACATTCCACCAAAAGAATTACCTGGTACTAAATACCTACAATTCTAAGTTTGGGTATTTAGTTCTAGGGGCTCAAAAAGTTTACCAAAACAACATGAGGAGTAGCACTAGACATTGAACAACTTATTGTCTGGcaccaaaacaacaaaaggagTAGCAGAAATTGAACAACTTATTGTCTGCATTGCTGCCCTCCCGACCAGCTATTCTAGGCTTCTTGAggctcaaaatcaaaatcaaatgcaTCGCAAATTAAAGTCgaacatatttttcaatctcttaaatGCCAATCGTGAAGTATTCATGTCAAGTAAACGTTGAAAGCAAAACTACTGATATGGAAAAGTTAATTGCTTAAGACTTTGAACTTCTCGAAAATTTATTTTGGGAAATGTCGTCTCGAACAGAAAAACATCCATGTTTAGCACCATAGATTGGGACATCCAACTGCAAGCAAAACCTGAAAATGGTGAAGCTATAGTTACCAAGAAACTTGTTTCCATGCTCTAACTCACTCGAGGTGTAGATGGGGAGGATTTGGAGCAGACCTTGTTATGCAACATCATTTAGCGCACATTCGCTTGCCCGAAATTTCACTATAGACGGGATCAAAGTTCAAATATCTGAATTCCATTCTTGTTCTATCAAACTAGGGACCAAATTTCTGACTGTATAGCAAAATTTTGATAACTTATACATAGAAGTTATGATTTTTAGCTCACAAGCTATATTGTCTGTCATGCAATTGGTGATAATAGAAAGACTTTTTGGCTGCCCATCTCTTCTTGGTTGGCAGGTTGGATTTTGCAGGTTTTatgagagttttttttttttttttcaaaatctccaAAGTTTATTGTTTGTATAATATAATGCGTTATCAGGCATAAACTAATGATCCCTTGCAAACTATTTGATAGCTCAGGTATATTTGTTAGTGCAGCAGAAGATAAAGCCAGAAAACCTTATAGAGTAGAAGATCGTAAAATTTGAATATTCCAAGATCACATTATAACGCAAGCATTACGTTCTTATCATATTATTGTTTAATAAACTCCATGTCACATGTAAGCAACAGGATGAGCTTGGCTCTTTTTACATGGCATAGTGATGCATTAGCTCTTTTTCACAAGCATTGATCTTCAATTTTATGGCAAGTTCACGTACTCTCCCAACATTTTTGTGATATTAAAGAGTTCTAAAGTATAAATCACACTTTGATGTGTTCAATCTGCTAAATATGGCCACAAAAGAATCAAAAGGGTATACCTTCAAATTGCAAATATGGTTTATCTTTCTGAATACGGTCTTGAATATCATTTACTTCCAACTTTAAAACCAAGCCACCCTCAGGCTGTGAGTATCAAAATTTCGTTTAATTCCATATTAACTGCAACTATCAATTGTTCACCTGGTTCTAGTTGTTCCCAAAATTAAGGTGGTCTAGAATGCTCTTCTTGCATATATGCGTTGATTGGTAGATACATGCGTTTTTGTGTTACATTCTTGCAGGAATTCAAGGTTTCTGGACTTCCTAAACGAAATGTTTATGTGTGGATCTATGACACATGTTTTCGATTTGTTTCACAGGTTGCTTAAGGGCAAAAAGTTGAAGCGTTCAAGATTCATCCCCAAAACCACCAATTAATACTTGGTTGTTTGCAGATACTTATTTGTATCTGTGACATTATGGCGTGCTCTCTGTGTAAGAAGAGACCAATGTAGAGAGAGCGTCATCTTTTCTTGATTCAATTGTTAAAACTGTAACAAAAGAGATTGGCAGGTCTATCCTACCTTGAAACGTGGTGGGTTTGCACATAAATGAACAGCTTACATGTCATATGATGTCGCCATCAAAAGTACCATTTGAAGGTAACATCATCGTATATTCTCATAATTCCCCATACTGATGTCCTGTCATAGTCTAAAATAAATTCGAGGCTTACTATTAATTTAGTCTAGAATACGAGACAAATGTTTACTAGGTGACTTCCACGATGTTGATCGCGAAACAAACTCAGCACgaatttgaaaatgagaacTGAATTGGTCCAGTTGATGTCCTATTCAATGCATCTCCTTCACTCAAATCTCATGTTGGTGGGAGCTCTTGGGAATTTGGAAAACCTCCATAAACCGTTCCACAATTCCGAACCTTTTTCTAGATACAATTAGGTCAAGCTCACAGGGTAGGATTGGCTGGGGTGGTCCATGTTCGACCAACCCAAGTAGCTCAATAATTGGAAGGTGGATCAATGGACAAACTGCACCATAAATGTCGTGGAAATACTTACTATGGTCCTATGGAGGAAAAGGAACGAAGAGGATGCATGCGATGGTAGATTCATCTGATCTGCAATAGTAGCGAACTGTATAAACTGGGTTCAACAAGTCACATGCATAAACAGGCTTAGAATTAACAATCTTCAGTTTCCCAATTTTGGATAACATCAAGCTCATGGATAATAACAACGTATTAGAATGTCTTCGAGTTGAGCTGATAACAGGCAGAGTAGCCCAACAAGAAGCTTTACCTTACAATAGATTGTGAACAAGCCCATGTATATAGCCTTTGGCTAAATCAAAAGGTAGACATcaattaaacaacaaaaaaaatggtgcTTTTAGTTGTTCAACTGacgaaaaaaaagaagaagagatgaaGTCATTTTTGTGATCAA from Nymphaea colorata isolate Beijing-Zhang1983 chromosome 6, ASM883128v2, whole genome shotgun sequence includes these protein-coding regions:
- the LOC116255838 gene encoding histone H2A-like, which encodes MEAAGGGTSGKLKKGAGGRRGGGAGPKKKPVSRSVKAGLQFPVGRIGRYLKKGRYAQRVGTGAPVYLAAVLEYLAAEVLELAGNAARDNKKNRIIPRHVLLAVRNDEELGKLLSGVTIAHGGVLPNINPVLLPKKKEKESMEPKSPKASKSPKKA
- the LOC116255454 gene encoding probable histone H2A.4 — translated: MEAGGGGATGKVRKGAGGRRGGGGGLKKKPVSRSVKAGLQFPVGRIGRYLKKGRYSQRVGTGAPVYLAAVLEYLAAEVLELAGNAARDNKKNRIIPRHFLLAVRNDEELGKLLSGVTIAHGGVLPNINPILLPKKTQKETNEPKSPKSPKKS